A part of Streptomyces sp. NBC_01497 genomic DNA contains:
- a CDS encoding PPOX class F420-dependent oxidoreductase has translation MTSLDRQTLDALARSRYVSLTTYRRDGVGVDTPVWHAVDDGTLYIWTNAESWKVRRVRNVPRAVVTVCTVRGRIEEGAVHAEGAARLVPDEAGKAHIQGLLAGKYGWQFRVNELGARLSRRRARHPMTGIAVEL, from the coding sequence GTGACCAGCCTCGACCGACAGACCCTCGACGCGCTCGCGCGCAGCCGCTACGTCAGCCTCACCACGTACCGCAGGGACGGCGTGGGCGTCGACACGCCCGTGTGGCACGCGGTGGACGACGGCACGCTCTACATCTGGACCAACGCCGAGTCCTGGAAGGTCAGACGCGTCCGCAACGTCCCCCGCGCGGTCGTCACGGTGTGCACCGTGCGCGGCCGGATCGAGGAGGGGGCCGTGCACGCCGAGGGCGCGGCGCGGCTGGTCCCGGACGAGGCCGGCAAGGCACACATCCAGGGACTGCTGGCCGGCAAGTACGGCTGGCAGTTCCGGGTCAACGAACTGGGCGCGAGGCTCTCCCGCCGCCGCGCACGGCAC
- a CDS encoding YbhB/YbcL family Raf kinase inhibitor-like protein: MSVLGRLLKNRRAGETHAAWNLPHLHAPELLTLTSRDFEKDGALPLKNCAKTMGGDDLSPHLTWTPPPPGTAQLLLVVEDIDVPMSKPAVHCLALIDPAAGHLEPGALAAKRPGPGVRVLRSTIGRGYHGPAPIKGHGPHRYVFELFALESPLGGASEATDRARPRALLSAATPPVLGRGRLTGVYER; encoded by the coding sequence ATGAGCGTGCTCGGCCGACTCCTGAAGAACCGCAGGGCAGGCGAGACCCACGCGGCCTGGAACCTGCCCCACCTCCATGCTCCCGAGCTCCTGACGCTCACCAGCCGGGACTTCGAGAAGGACGGCGCCCTGCCGCTGAAGAACTGCGCGAAGACCATGGGCGGCGACGACCTCTCGCCCCACCTGACCTGGACGCCGCCCCCACCCGGCACCGCCCAGCTCCTCCTGGTCGTCGAGGACATCGACGTCCCCATGTCGAAGCCCGCCGTGCACTGCCTCGCCCTGATCGACCCGGCGGCCGGCCACCTGGAGCCCGGGGCCCTGGCGGCGAAGCGACCCGGTCCCGGGGTGCGGGTGTTGCGGTCCACCATCGGACGCGGCTACCACGGCCCCGCTCCCATCAAGGGCCACGGGCCGCACCGGTACGTCTTCGAGCTGTTCGCCCTCGAAAGCCCCCTGGGCGGCGCGTCCGAGGCGACGGACCGGGCACGCCCTCGTGCTCTCCTGTCCGCCGCCACACCACCCGTGCTCGGCCGCGGCCGGCTGACCGGCGTCTACGAACGCTGA
- a CDS encoding isochorismatase family protein, translating to MALTTIDPGSALVVIDLQKGIVSARADDAVTAAVKQAAHLAAEFRRHGLPVVLVNVTGRAPGRTESGRSAGTAALPADWADLIDELDVRPTDHLITKRRRSAFHDTGLDTLLRDLGVTQIVFAGISTSAGVESSARSASDYGYHVVLATDAMYDPDAASHRHSVERVFPKIGETATAAEVVEKVEATR from the coding sequence ATGGCACTGACAACGATTGACCCCGGGTCCGCGCTGGTCGTGATCGACCTGCAGAAGGGCATCGTCTCCGCCCGCGCCGACGACGCGGTCACCGCCGCCGTCAAGCAAGCAGCGCACCTGGCCGCCGAGTTCCGCCGGCACGGCCTGCCCGTCGTACTGGTCAACGTCACCGGACGCGCACCGGGACGCACCGAGTCCGGACGGTCGGCGGGCACCGCCGCACTGCCCGCCGACTGGGCCGACCTCATCGACGAGCTCGACGTGCGGCCGACCGACCACCTGATCACCAAACGACGGCGCAGCGCCTTCCACGACACCGGGCTCGACACCCTGCTGCGGGACCTGGGCGTCACCCAGATCGTGTTCGCCGGGATCTCGACCAGTGCGGGCGTCGAGTCGAGCGCACGCTCCGCCTCCGACTACGGCTACCACGTCGTCCTGGCCACCGACGCCATGTACGACCCCGACGCCGCCTCCCACCGCCACAGCGTCGAACGCGTCTTCCCCAAGATCGGCGAGACCGCCACCGCCGCCGAGGTCGTCGAGAAGGTCGAGGCCACCCGATGA